A segment of the Arachis hypogaea cultivar Tifrunner chromosome 5, arahy.Tifrunner.gnm2.J5K5, whole genome shotgun sequence genome:
TGCCAAAAGAATCCGGTGATCAGCGACTTGCCCCCTGAAAAGTTGGGTGACAACGAAATAGGTAACATCCCTTTCTGCTGCAGAAATGGCTCAATCTTGTCTCCTCTGATGGACAAAAACCAAGTGAAGTCAGTTTTCATGATGCAAGTGTTCAAGATCCCACCCGATCTCACCAAGACTTCCATCTACCCTCCGGAGAAATGGAAAGTTTCGGGAGTCCTGAATCCCGATTACAAATGCAGCCCTCCGCTGAAAGTGGAACCTTCTAGATCCCCGGACCCCAGGGGAATCGGGGCGACGGTTATCGCCCTTGCAAGCTGGCAAGTCGTGTGCAACATCACAACGCCAACCAAGAGACACAACCGCTGCTGCGTGTCTTTCTCTGCATTCTACAATGATTCTGCTGTTCCCTGCAACACTTGCGCCTGCGGTTGTCCCAAACCAGCGGGCCATTGTAACCCTTACGCAAGGGCACTACTTCTCCCCCACGAGGCTCTTCTTGTGCCCTTCTACAACAGAACACGCAAGTCGATTGCGTGGGCCAAGTTGAAGCATTTTCCCTTGCCAACCAAGCTGCCCTGCCCCGACAACTGCGGCGTTAGCATCAACTGGCATATTCTTTCTGACTTCAAGGGTGGCTGGACAGCCAGGATCACTATCTTCAACTGGGAGACATTCAACTTCCCCGACTGGTTCATGGCGTTGCAGTTCAAGAACCCTTCTCTTAGTCTTCAGGATGTGTATTCCTTCAACGCCACCTTCCTCCCGCGGCTCAACCACACCATATTCATGCACGGCCCACCGGGCTTAACCTATTTGGTATCTCTCGACAATGACACAAATCCCAAGGTGCCTGGTAAGCAACAGTCGGTTATATCCTTTAGCAAGAAGAATACGCCCCATATCAAAATCGCCAAAGGCGATGGCTTCCCTTCTAGAGTTTATTTCAATGGAGAAGAGTGTTCCCTTCCTACCCAATTTCCTCTGCGTAGTTCAAATCACCATACTCCTCTTGTACATCTATTAAACCATATCTTAGTCTTAGTTTTAGCTCTTACAATCAACAGTCAAATATTGCATTAATTATTACGAAAGGAAAAGTATGTGGAACAAAAAAGGATCAgccaaaagataaacaaaataatattaaattaattaatttaatttttatttaatt
Coding sequences within it:
- the LOC112799657 gene encoding COBRA-like protein 10 gives rise to the protein MTISRFVLLLLLFVSFGSHLSEAQLLIQPGPKPEEVEAQGPNKTTTPPAAEGEAAFPPEADNCNGIFISYDLLGRRKEYPKLKNATAQPWAFNATATVLNTGTQVVKGWKLYVGFQHDEILVSASGAYLFEAADFPAYVGHGTYLVGAGLPDLQTAINTAQDLNQIQAVLNLAGTQFGVKPPAIPMPRTIKLVIDGYTCPQPTLKQSSMYACCKRDPKSKADTSNKKYQATQKGDLSIMYDVVQVYSNNYMAQVTMENRNPLGRLDRWNLTWEWTRGEFIYNIRGAFTREIDASDCVYGPAGEYYADMDFSKVMNCQKNPVISDLPPEKLGDNEIGNIPFCCRNGSILSPLMDKNQVKSVFMMQVFKIPPDLTKTSIYPPEKWKVSGVLNPDYKCSPPLKVEPSRSPDPRGIGATVIALASWQVVCNITTPTKRHNRCCVSFSAFYNDSAVPCNTCACGCPKPAGHCNPYARALLLPHEALLVPFYNRTRKSIAWAKLKHFPLPTKLPCPDNCGVSINWHILSDFKGGWTARITIFNWETFNFPDWFMALQFKNPSLSLQDVYSFNATFLPRLNHTIFMHGPPGLTYLVSLDNDTNPKVPGKQQSVISFSKKNTPHIKIAKGDGFPSRVYFNGEECSLPTQFPLRSSNHHTPLVHLLNHILVLVLALTINSQILH